A single window of Streptomyces xanthii DNA harbors:
- a CDS encoding ABC transporter ATP-binding protein, whose product MIEAVGLTKRYGAKTAVYNLSFQVRPGTVTGFLGPNGSGKSTTMRMILGLDQPTSGQVTIGGYPYNKLPNAPRQVGALLDAKAMHGGRAARSHLLCLAQLAGIPARRVDEVLGVVGLQDVAKRRSKGFSLGMGQRLGIAAALLGDPQVLLFDEPVNGLDPEGILWVRNLMKSLAAEGRTVFVSSHLMSEMALTAEHLIVIGRGQLLADMSVRDFIAHNSAGFARVRTPDIEPQQREKLSAALTEAGGQVLPEQDGALRVTGLPLPRISDLAHESDVRLWELSPHQASLEEAYMRMTQGAVDYRSTVDQRAGLQQPLPPGAVAPQQMPVAGQGQPGWYAPPPPQEQAPQQQPAQQNPYAAPAQAQPQAPAQPLPQPPAAPPAAAPTMDKDAR is encoded by the coding sequence ATGATCGAGGCAGTCGGCCTGACGAAGCGCTACGGCGCGAAGACGGCCGTGTACAACCTTTCCTTCCAGGTGCGGCCGGGAACCGTCACGGGCTTCCTCGGACCCAACGGGTCGGGCAAGTCGACGACGATGCGCATGATCCTGGGCCTTGACCAGCCCACCTCGGGTCAGGTGACGATCGGCGGCTACCCGTACAACAAGCTGCCGAACGCGCCGCGCCAGGTCGGCGCGCTGCTCGACGCCAAGGCGATGCACGGCGGCCGGGCCGCCCGCAGCCACCTGCTGTGCCTGGCGCAGCTCGCCGGCATCCCGGCCCGGCGGGTCGACGAGGTGCTCGGGGTCGTCGGTCTGCAGGACGTCGCCAAGCGCCGCTCCAAGGGGTTCTCGCTCGGCATGGGGCAGCGGCTCGGCATCGCGGCCGCGCTGCTCGGCGACCCGCAGGTGCTGCTCTTCGACGAGCCGGTCAACGGCCTGGACCCCGAGGGCATCCTCTGGGTGAGGAACCTGATGAAGTCGCTCGCCGCCGAGGGCCGCACCGTCTTCGTCTCCTCGCACCTGATGAGTGAGATGGCGCTGACCGCCGAGCACCTGATCGTCATCGGGCGCGGGCAGCTGCTCGCCGACATGAGCGTGCGGGACTTCATCGCGCACAACTCGGCGGGCTTCGCCCGGGTCCGCACCCCCGACATCGAGCCGCAGCAGCGCGAGAAGCTGTCCGCCGCGCTGACCGAGGCCGGCGGGCAGGTGCTGCCCGAGCAGGACGGGGCGCTGCGGGTCACCGGGCTGCCGCTGCCGCGGATCAGCGACCTGGCGCACGAGTCGGACGTCCGGCTGTGGGAGCTGTCGCCGCACCAGGCCTCGCTGGAGGAGGCGTACATGCGGATGACGCAGGGCGCCGTCGACTACCGCTCCACGGTGGACCAGCGGGCCGGGCTGCAGCAGCCGCTGCCGCCGGGCGCGGTGGCGCCGCAGCAGATGCCGGTCGCCGGCCAGGGCCAGCCCGGCTGGTACGCCCCGCCGCCGCCCCAGGAGCAGGCCCCGCAGCAGCAGCCCGCGCAGCAGAACCCGTACGCGGCGCCCGCGCAGGCCCAGCCCCAGGCTCCGGCCCAGCCGCTGCCCCAGCCGCCCGCGGCGCCGCCCGCCGCCGCCCCGACCATGGACAAGGACGCCCGATGA
- a CDS encoding ABC transporter permease gives MSTPPQPYAAPQQPPATPDWQLAGASYASPIPVRRAHLGDALLSEWTKIRSVRSTMWTLGVMALLMVGIGLASAAVVAAADTVDAGANDVLGLGFFGVLLGTICVITLGVLTIASEYGTGMIRTTMTACSSRSRVLAAKAIVFFALVFTLTTVLAALVGALQVGIVGADSPSGSAWFKATVGVGLFVALLGLLGLAVGTLVRHSAGAITIMIGLVLLPLVLAMFMFAQSLKDVQQALLEYSVPSQLIVLYGDSVAGGSGPTGWDPLWFMLVVTGIALGGAFLSLNSRDV, from the coding sequence ATGAGCACGCCGCCCCAGCCCTACGCCGCCCCGCAGCAGCCCCCGGCGACGCCCGACTGGCAGCTGGCCGGCGCCTCGTACGCCTCGCCGATCCCGGTGCGCCGCGCGCACCTCGGCGACGCGCTGCTCTCGGAGTGGACGAAGATCCGCTCGGTGCGCTCCACGATGTGGACGCTCGGCGTGATGGCCCTGCTGATGGTCGGCATCGGCCTCGCCTCCGCGGCCGTCGTCGCGGCGGCCGACACCGTGGACGCCGGCGCGAACGACGTGCTGGGCCTCGGCTTCTTCGGCGTGCTGCTCGGCACGATCTGCGTGATCACGCTGGGCGTGCTGACCATCGCGTCGGAGTACGGCACCGGCATGATCCGTACGACGATGACGGCCTGCTCCAGCCGCAGCCGGGTGCTCGCCGCGAAGGCGATCGTGTTCTTCGCGCTCGTCTTCACGCTGACGACGGTGCTCGCGGCGCTGGTCGGCGCGCTCCAGGTGGGCATCGTCGGCGCGGACTCGCCGAGCGGCTCCGCGTGGTTCAAGGCGACCGTCGGCGTCGGCCTGTTCGTGGCGCTGCTCGGTCTGCTCGGCCTCGCCGTCGGCACGCTGGTGCGGCACTCGGCGGGCGCGATCACGATCATGATCGGCCTGGTGCTGCTGCCGCTGGTCCTCGCGATGTTCATGTTCGCCCAGTCGCTCAAGGACGTGCAGCAGGCCCTGCTCGAGTACTCGGTGCCCAGCCAGCTGATCGTGCTGTACGGCGACTCGGTGGCCGGCGGAAGCGGCCCGACCGGCTGGGACCCGCTGTGGTTCATGCTCGTGGTGACGGGCATCGCGCTCGGCGGCGCGTTCCTCTCGCTCAACAGCCGGGACGTGTAA
- a CDS encoding ATP/GTP-binding protein: MSPRRNRPHSGGPSGSSEDEGRRYGGFQSTESWQGEEWSVRHVAGASAAGKTYRCPGCDQEIASGVAHVVAWPEYGGVDDRRHWHKACWNAKDRRTTKVQRSRNAPRH; the protein is encoded by the coding sequence GTGTCCCCGCGTCGTAACCGCCCCCACTCCGGCGGACCGTCCGGCAGCAGCGAGGACGAGGGGAGGCGGTACGGCGGGTTCCAGTCCACCGAGAGCTGGCAGGGCGAGGAGTGGAGCGTGCGGCACGTCGCGGGCGCGAGCGCCGCCGGCAAGACGTACCGCTGTCCCGGCTGCGACCAGGAGATCGCCTCGGGCGTCGCCCACGTCGTGGCCTGGCCCGAGTACGGGGGAGTGGACGACCGGCGGCACTGGCACAAGGCGTGCTGGAACGCGAAGGACCGCCGCACCACGAAGGTGCAGCGGTCCCGGAACGCGCCGCGCCACTGA
- a CDS encoding LLM class flavin-dependent oxidoreductase has product MRVGTFVLAAQFPGQGQGEALHRAVRSAEVAEEAGLDSVWLAEHHFVPYGTCPSAITLAALLLGRTRTLRVGTAVSVLPTVHPVALGEQAALLHLTSGGRFSLGVGRGGPWVDLEVFGSGLAAYESGFPESLDLLLRWLSESRVAGEGERFGFREVAVVPRPAEAIEGAAPAGPEVVVACTSPKTVRLAAERGLPMLLGMHIGDEDKAEMVALWRRCAREAGRDAEEILTAPHVAAGVAQIGDTRREAVETLLKAMPGWLKQGLDAHVTVDGRARAMRDPHAYTELLCGLHPVGTPQLCADRLAATSERTGISRFALLVEGSGDLAATEENVRRLGAEVLVQLD; this is encoded by the coding sequence ATGCGCGTAGGAACGTTTGTACTGGCAGCCCAGTTCCCGGGCCAGGGGCAGGGAGAGGCGCTGCACCGTGCGGTGCGGTCGGCCGAGGTCGCCGAGGAGGCGGGCCTGGACTCCGTGTGGCTCGCGGAGCACCACTTCGTGCCGTACGGGACGTGCCCGTCGGCGATCACGCTGGCCGCGCTGCTGCTCGGCCGCACCCGGACGCTGCGCGTCGGCACCGCCGTGAGCGTGCTGCCGACGGTCCATCCGGTGGCCCTGGGCGAGCAGGCGGCGCTGCTGCACCTGACCTCCGGCGGGCGCTTCTCGCTGGGTGTCGGGCGCGGCGGGCCGTGGGTGGACCTGGAGGTGTTCGGCAGTGGCCTCGCGGCGTACGAGTCGGGCTTCCCTGAGTCCCTGGACCTGCTGCTGCGCTGGCTGAGCGAGTCCCGTGTGGCGGGTGAGGGCGAGCGGTTCGGCTTCCGCGAGGTCGCCGTCGTGCCGCGGCCCGCGGAGGCGATCGAGGGGGCGGCGCCCGCCGGGCCCGAGGTCGTCGTGGCCTGCACCTCGCCGAAGACGGTGCGGCTCGCGGCCGAGCGGGGCCTGCCGATGCTGCTCGGCATGCACATCGGGGACGAGGACAAGGCGGAGATGGTCGCGCTGTGGCGGCGCTGCGCCCGGGAGGCCGGCCGCGACGCCGAGGAGATCCTCACGGCGCCTCATGTGGCGGCCGGTGTCGCCCAGATCGGTGACACGCGCCGGGAGGCCGTGGAGACGCTTCTGAAGGCGATGCCGGGTTGGCTGAAACAAGGCCTGGACGCACATGTGACGGTGGACGGGCGGGCGCGCGCGATGCGTGACCCGCACGCGTACACGGAGTTGCTGTGCGGGCTGCACCCCGTGGGCACGCCGCAGCTGTGCGCGGACCGGCTGGCCGCCACGTCCGAGCGGACGGGCATCTCGCGCTTCGCGCTGCTGGTCGAGGGATCCGGCGATCTCGCGGCGACGGAGGAGAACGTACGACGCCTGGGAGCCGAGGTGCTGGTGCAGCTCGACTGA
- a CDS encoding SCO5389 family protein — protein sequence MSLDVSPALLEQAERGEVDEADFVDCVRTSLPYAWEMISSLVAQLKVDGGPFADNQTPPPDEQARGQLLRALASDAIRGALQRHFGVRLAFQNCHRVAVFPQDPAVDETLARFTSARNQLLNQSPELRDC from the coding sequence ATGTCGCTCGACGTCTCACCGGCCCTGTTGGAACAGGCCGAGCGAGGCGAGGTCGACGAAGCCGACTTCGTCGACTGCGTCCGGACCTCCCTGCCTTACGCCTGGGAGATGATCAGCTCCCTGGTGGCCCAGCTGAAGGTCGACGGCGGCCCCTTCGCCGACAACCAGACGCCGCCGCCGGACGAGCAGGCACGCGGCCAGCTGCTGCGTGCGCTCGCGAGCGACGCGATACGCGGCGCCCTGCAGCGGCACTTCGGGGTGCGGCTCGCGTTCCAGAACTGCCACCGGGTCGCGGTCTTCCCGCAGGACCCCGCGGTGGACGAGACGCTGGCCCGCTTCACCTCGGCCCGTAACCAGCTGCTCAACCAGTCGCCCGAGCTGCGCGACTGCTGA
- the nucS gene encoding endonuclease NucS — MRLVIARCSVDYAGRLTAHLPSAPRLILVKADGSVSIHADDRAYKPLNWMSPPCTLKEGSGDDEGTWTVINKAGEKLIITMEEILHDSSHELGVDPGLIKDGVEAHLQELLADRIETLGEGYSLIRREYMTAIGPVDILCRDADGQTVAVEIKRRGEIDGVEQLTRYLELLNRDPHLAPVRGIFAAQEIKPQARVLATDRGIGCAVLDYNALRGIEDDKLRLF; from the coding sequence ATGCGTCTTGTCATCGCCCGCTGCTCCGTGGACTACGCGGGCCGGCTCACCGCCCATCTCCCGTCGGCACCCCGCCTGATCCTCGTGAAGGCGGACGGCAGTGTCTCCATCCACGCGGACGACCGGGCCTACAAGCCCCTCAACTGGATGTCCCCGCCGTGCACCCTGAAGGAGGGCAGCGGCGACGACGAGGGCACGTGGACCGTCATCAACAAAGCGGGCGAGAAACTGATCATCACGATGGAGGAGATCCTCCACGACTCCTCGCACGAGCTGGGCGTGGACCCGGGTCTCATCAAGGACGGCGTGGAAGCGCACCTCCAGGAGCTGCTCGCCGACCGCATCGAGACGCTCGGCGAGGGCTACTCGCTGATCCGGCGCGAGTACATGACCGCGATCGGGCCGGTCGACATCCTGTGCCGGGACGCCGACGGGCAGACCGTGGCGGTCGAGATCAAGCGGCGTGGTGAGATCGACGGCGTCGAGCAACTCACCCGCTACCTCGAGCTCTTGAACCGGGACCCGCACCTGGCGCCGGTCCGCGGCATCTTCGCCGCCCAGGAGATCAAGCCGCAGGCCCGTGTCCTCGCGACGGACCGCGGCATCGGCTGCGCCGTCCTCGACTACAACGCCCTGCGCGGCATCGAGGACGACAAGCTCCGCCTGTTCTGA
- a CDS encoding ATP-binding protein — protein sequence MDPINRGPEDFGQDRPGGDTPGHGGRTRPPRDPVTPDFGQPAPALARTVQLVSGDFLLTVNPVDGSEIEPCPPGERPGRPVKYDATERAERARAARPPLPPGPALPRLPLLERQEVRERLVRLLARGRSVRLTGPSGSGRTALLDQLADDCLDIAPDGVIRLSGHRRSATDLLYDLFGTVYNAPLHRPDRALLLELVRGIGAVVLLDDLEFGGDALDELLDATPECAFLLAATPDVAAPSADAHVEEVLLEGLGRGGSLELLERAVGRVLTDEETQWAGDLWFESEGLPLRFAQAGALLRQRDRLSAASSAFDDLSVFDAPAAADAAPDAPVDGAGGSDVPLPSLAEGAAPAALLASRLSASARDTLRFAVLLGGEIPHQAHLPALVGDTHADAALAELVSSALVTSVGGHYRLASGVRTQLEGVGYGDDSAERARTAALHYAWWAGHPSVGPERVAAESDAVLAALSALLPLTAPPAEGETSPAVELARAAAPAFAAGLAWSAWERALRAGQEATRLAGDVPEEAYFHHELGILALLGGQLDRARAELEASIGLRGALADKRGTIAGRRALALVADRSGGVLPGGRTAAGEEVPDAMHEESASPPAGIPAASALYAAPPREPETLVSRQAAVPPAPVVDGGREPARKSLVSGTRRNLVAAGAGALLVAVLGTVVTLGATSSNEPPSDSVGTRPTASVDDGGDGLVTDPVDPAATGDGASARPGDTGASGSPTPSDSASGSPSGEPSESASSDAPSQSPTKSPTKKPTTKPPTTTRPPTTKPPTSSAPPTSQPPSSSPPATDTGAPPESAPGASDSGSAEAS from the coding sequence ATGGACCCGATCAACCGGGGACCGGAAGATTTCGGCCAGGACCGGCCGGGTGGCGACACGCCCGGCCACGGGGGCCGGACACGGCCGCCACGCGACCCCGTCACGCCCGACTTCGGCCAGCCCGCGCCCGCGCTCGCCCGCACGGTGCAGCTGGTCTCCGGCGACTTCCTGCTGACCGTCAACCCCGTCGACGGCAGCGAGATCGAGCCCTGCCCGCCCGGCGAGCGCCCGGGCCGGCCCGTCAAGTACGACGCCACCGAGCGCGCCGAACGGGCGCGCGCGGCCCGCCCGCCGCTGCCGCCGGGCCCCGCGCTGCCCCGGCTCCCGCTCCTGGAGCGCCAGGAGGTCCGTGAGCGCCTCGTCCGGCTGCTCGCCCGCGGTCGCTCCGTACGCCTGACCGGACCCTCCGGCTCGGGCCGCACCGCGCTGCTCGACCAGCTCGCCGACGACTGCCTCGACATCGCGCCCGACGGAGTCATCCGGCTCTCCGGCCACCGCCGCTCCGCCACCGACCTCCTGTACGACCTCTTCGGCACCGTCTACAACGCGCCGCTGCACCGCCCCGACCGCGCGCTCCTGCTCGAACTCGTCCGCGGCATAGGCGCCGTCGTCCTCCTGGACGACCTCGAGTTCGGCGGCGACGCGCTCGACGAGCTTCTCGACGCCACGCCCGAGTGCGCTTTCCTGCTCGCCGCCACACCCGACGTCGCCGCCCCCTCCGCCGACGCCCACGTCGAGGAGGTCCTCCTCGAAGGCCTCGGCCGCGGCGGCAGCCTGGAGCTCCTGGAGCGCGCCGTCGGCCGCGTGCTCACCGACGAAGAGACCCAGTGGGCCGGCGACCTGTGGTTCGAGTCCGAGGGACTCCCGCTGCGCTTCGCCCAGGCCGGAGCCCTGCTCCGCCAGCGCGACCGGCTGAGCGCCGCGTCGAGCGCCTTCGACGACCTCAGCGTCTTCGACGCCCCCGCCGCCGCCGACGCGGCGCCGGACGCACCCGTCGACGGAGCGGGCGGGTCGGACGTGCCGCTGCCCTCGCTCGCCGAGGGCGCCGCGCCCGCCGCGCTGCTCGCCTCCCGGCTGAGCGCCTCGGCCCGCGACACCCTTCGCTTCGCCGTCCTGCTCGGCGGCGAGATCCCGCACCAGGCGCACCTGCCCGCGCTCGTCGGCGACACGCACGCCGACGCCGCCCTCGCCGAGCTCGTCTCGAGTGCCCTCGTCACCTCCGTCGGCGGCCACTACCGGCTCGCGTCCGGCGTCCGCACCCAGCTGGAGGGCGTGGGCTACGGCGACGACAGTGCCGAGCGCGCCCGCACCGCCGCCCTCCACTACGCCTGGTGGGCCGGACACCCCTCCGTCGGGCCCGAGCGGGTCGCCGCCGAGAGCGACGCCGTCCTTGCCGCGCTGAGCGCCCTGCTGCCCCTGACGGCCCCGCCCGCCGAGGGCGAGACCAGTCCCGCCGTGGAGCTGGCCCGTGCCGCCGCGCCCGCGTTCGCCGCCGGGCTCGCCTGGAGCGCCTGGGAGCGCGCCCTGCGAGCCGGCCAGGAGGCGACCCGGCTGGCCGGGGACGTACCCGAAGAGGCCTACTTCCACCACGAGTTGGGCATCCTCGCGCTGCTCGGCGGGCAGCTCGACCGCGCCCGCGCCGAACTGGAGGCCTCCATCGGGCTGCGCGGCGCCCTCGCCGACAAGCGCGGCACGATAGCGGGCCGGCGCGCGCTCGCCCTGGTCGCGGACCGCTCCGGCGGCGTCCTGCCCGGCGGCCGCACCGCCGCGGGCGAGGAGGTCCCCGACGCGATGCACGAGGAGTCCGCGTCGCCGCCCGCCGGCATCCCCGCGGCCTCCGCCCTCTACGCCGCCCCGCCGCGCGAGCCGGAGACGCTGGTGAGCCGGCAGGCCGCCGTGCCGCCCGCGCCCGTCGTCGACGGCGGGCGGGAGCCTGCCCGCAAGTCCCTCGTCAGCGGCACCCGGCGCAACCTCGTCGCGGCCGGGGCCGGGGCGCTGCTCGTCGCCGTGCTCGGCACCGTCGTGACGCTCGGCGCCACGTCCAGCAACGAGCCGCCCTCCGACAGCGTCGGCACCCGTCCGACGGCCTCCGTGGACGACGGCGGCGACGGGCTCGTCACGGACCCGGTGGATCCCGCCGCCACCGGGGACGGGGCCTCGGCGCGGCCGGGCGACACCGGCGCCTCCGGATCGCCCACACCCTCGGACTCGGCCAGCGGATCGCCCTCCGGGGAGCCGAGCGAGTCCGCGTCGTCGGACGCCCCCTCTCAGTCGCCCACGAAGTCTCCGACGAAGAAGCCCACCACCAAGCCGCCGACGACCACGAGGCCGCCGACGACCAAGCCTCCGACGTCCTCGGCCCCGCCGACCTCCCAGCCGCCCTCGTCCTCGCCGCCGGCGACCGACACCGGCGCCCCACCGGAGTCGGCCCCCGGCGCCTCCGACTCCGGCTCGGCGGAGGCTTCGTAG
- a CDS encoding STAS domain-containing protein translates to MHIRGDHAELVVGGRLDVRSAADARTVLHTAVDDGIGDLVLDLSGLDSWDATGLGVIMGAHRRAGRCGRRLVLRGVPAQMQRLLVATRLHRILAIEGGIGVESLPRV, encoded by the coding sequence ATGCACATCAGGGGCGACCACGCCGAGCTGGTCGTCGGGGGGCGCCTCGACGTCCGCAGCGCGGCGGACGCCCGTACGGTCCTGCACACTGCCGTCGACGACGGCATCGGTGATCTGGTGCTCGACCTGTCCGGACTGGACTCGTGGGACGCGACCGGTCTGGGCGTCATCATGGGCGCCCACCGGCGCGCCGGCCGCTGCGGCCGGCGCCTCGTGCTGAGAGGCGTACCGGCGCAGATGCAGCGCCTGCTGGTCGCGACGCGACTGCACCGGATCCTGGCCATCGAGGGCGGCATCGGCGTGGAGTCGCTGCCGCGCGTCTGA
- a CDS encoding 3-hydroxyacyl-CoA dehydrogenase family protein, producing MAGKLAVIGAGLMGSGIAQVSAQAGWDVVLRDVTDEALARGTGGIKASYDKFVSKGKLSAEDAEAALGRITTTTDLDAAADADIVVEAVFEKLEVKHDIFRTLDKIVRDDAVLASNTSAIPITKIAAVTEHPERVVGAHFFSPVPMMQLCELVRGYKTSDETLAKTREFAESVGKTCIVVNRDVAGFVTTRLISALVVEAAKLYESGVATAEDIDIACKLGFGHAMGPLATADLTGVDILLHATENIYTESQDEKFAPPELMRRMVDAGDIGRKSGQGFYKHG from the coding sequence GTGGCAGGGAAGCTCGCCGTCATCGGCGCCGGTCTCATGGGGTCCGGCATCGCCCAGGTATCGGCCCAGGCCGGCTGGGACGTCGTCCTGCGCGACGTCACCGACGAGGCCCTCGCCCGGGGCACCGGCGGGATCAAGGCGTCGTACGACAAGTTCGTGAGCAAGGGCAAGCTGAGCGCCGAGGACGCCGAGGCGGCGCTCGGGCGCATCACCACGACGACGGATCTGGACGCCGCCGCCGACGCCGACATCGTCGTCGAGGCCGTCTTCGAGAAGCTCGAGGTCAAGCACGACATCTTCCGCACGCTCGACAAGATCGTGCGGGACGACGCCGTGCTCGCGTCCAACACCTCCGCCATCCCGATCACCAAGATCGCGGCGGTCACCGAGCACCCCGAGCGGGTCGTCGGAGCGCACTTCTTCTCGCCCGTCCCGATGATGCAGCTGTGCGAGCTGGTGCGCGGCTACAAGACGAGTGACGAAACGCTCGCGAAGACCCGGGAGTTCGCCGAGTCCGTCGGCAAGACCTGCATCGTCGTCAACCGCGACGTGGCCGGCTTCGTGACGACCCGTCTCATCTCCGCCCTCGTCGTCGAGGCCGCGAAGCTGTACGAGTCGGGCGTCGCCACCGCCGAGGACATCGACATCGCCTGCAAGCTGGGCTTCGGGCACGCGATGGGCCCGCTCGCCACGGCCGACCTCACGGGCGTCGACATCCTGCTGCACGCCACCGAGAACATCTACACGGAGTCCCAGGACGAGAAGTTCGCGCCGCCGGAGCTGATGCGCCGGATGGTGGACGCGGGTGACATCGGCCGCAAGAGCGGGCAGGGCTTCTACAAGCACGGCTGA
- a CDS encoding TetR/AcrR family transcriptional regulator, with product MAEGLRERKKRRTRQYISDVATGLFLERGFDAVTVAEVADAADVSVNTVYNYFPAKEDLFLDRSAGVVDRMSRWVRGRAVGESAARAVLRELREEVESVSPRVGLMDGYSRFMRVLHDAPTLRSRMWRLSQEVLENIEETLREEVGADPLDPRPTLVAGQINWVHQTVMGEIGRRMMAGGRPDEVSREMLDVLDDIEDLLSDKVLNYAVRGA from the coding sequence ATGGCAGAAGGGCTCAGGGAGCGGAAGAAGCGCCGGACCAGGCAGTACATCTCGGACGTCGCGACCGGGCTGTTCCTGGAGCGCGGCTTCGACGCGGTGACCGTCGCGGAGGTCGCGGACGCCGCGGACGTCTCCGTGAACACGGTCTACAACTACTTCCCGGCCAAGGAGGACCTGTTCCTCGACCGCAGCGCCGGCGTCGTCGACCGGATGTCGCGCTGGGTGCGCGGCCGGGCCGTGGGGGAGTCCGCGGCCCGGGCCGTTCTGCGCGAACTGCGCGAAGAGGTCGAATCCGTGTCGCCGCGCGTGGGCCTGATGGACGGTTACTCCCGGTTCATGCGTGTCCTGCACGACGCCCCGACCCTGCGCTCCCGCATGTGGCGGCTGTCCCAGGAGGTCCTGGAGAACATCGAGGAGACCCTGCGCGAGGAGGTCGGCGCCGACCCGCTCGACCCGCGCCCCACCCTCGTCGCCGGCCAGATCAACTGGGTGCACCAGACGGTCATGGGGGAGATCGGCCGCCGCATGATGGCGGGCGGCCGCCCCGACGAGGTCTCCCGCGAGATGCTCGACGTCCTCGACGACATCGAGGACCTGTTGAGCGACAAGGTGCTCAACTACGCCGTACGCGGCGCGTGA
- a CDS encoding ABC transporter ATP-binding protein, which yields MAVISTSGLARTFMTRQGPVEAVRGIDLRVPAGEILGFLGPNGAGKTTTLRMLTTLLAPTGGAATVAGCDLVTDPAGVRRAVGYVAQSGGVDPTVSVREELVTQGRLYGLTKAQARDRAEELAADLGLGALMDRRTGALSGGQRRRLDLAMGLTHRPAVLFLDEPTTGLDPGSRADLWDLVRGLRDAHGTTVFLTTHYLDEADALADRIVVVDGGVVAAEGTPDALKRAYGGSAGASLQDTFLAITGRGPAPVDPTPVAV from the coding sequence ATGGCAGTCATCAGCACGTCCGGGCTCGCCCGGACCTTCATGACCAGGCAGGGGCCCGTGGAGGCGGTCCGGGGCATCGACCTGCGGGTCCCCGCCGGCGAGATCCTCGGCTTCCTCGGGCCGAACGGGGCGGGCAAGACGACCACCCTGCGCATGCTCACCACGCTCCTCGCGCCGACCGGGGGCGCCGCCACCGTCGCGGGCTGCGACCTCGTCACCGACCCGGCGGGCGTGCGGCGCGCGGTGGGCTACGTGGCGCAGTCCGGCGGCGTCGACCCGACCGTCTCGGTGCGCGAGGAGCTCGTCACCCAGGGCCGCCTGTACGGGCTGACGAAGGCTCAGGCGCGGGACCGGGCCGAGGAGCTGGCCGCCGACCTCGGGCTCGGCGCGCTCATGGACCGCCGCACGGGCGCGCTCTCCGGCGGGCAGCGCCGGCGCCTCGACCTCGCGATGGGGCTCACGCACCGCCCCGCGGTCCTCTTCCTGGACGAGCCGACGACCGGGCTCGACCCGGGCAGCCGCGCCGATCTGTGGGACCTGGTGCGCGGGCTGCGCGACGCGCACGGCACGACGGTGTTCCTGACCACCCACTATCTCGACGAGGCGGACGCCCTCGCGGACCGGATCGTGGTCGTGGACGGGGGTGTCGTGGCGGCGGAGGGCACGCCGGACGCGCTCAAGCGCGCGTACGGCGGTTCGGCCGGCGCCTCGCTCCAGGACACGTTCCTGGCCATCACGGGACGCGGACCCGCGCCCGTCGACCCGACCCCGGTGGCGGTGTGA
- a CDS encoding ABC transporter permease, whose translation MRTLISDTALIFGRYARQTLSSRFQMLFGILMPLLYLLFFGPLLTGLPLGSSGSSWQVLVPGLLLQLGLFGASFCGFAIILENNHGVVERMRVTPVSRLALLLGRVLRDTALFVFQGALLVLTALALGLRAPLAGILIGFGFVALVVVSLASLSYALALRVRTPQEFGPVVNAVSMPSMLLSGLMLPMALAPGWLDVLSHVMPLRYLVDAMRDAYVGSYATAHMLSGTLVALVFAGLAVTVGTRVFRRAGA comes from the coding sequence ATGCGGACCCTGATCTCCGACACGGCGCTGATCTTCGGCCGGTACGCCCGGCAGACCCTCTCCTCGCGCTTCCAGATGCTCTTCGGCATCCTCATGCCGCTGCTCTACCTGCTCTTCTTCGGCCCCCTGCTCACCGGTCTGCCGCTCGGCTCCAGCGGCAGCTCCTGGCAGGTCCTGGTGCCCGGCCTGCTGCTCCAGCTCGGCCTGTTCGGCGCCTCGTTCTGCGGATTCGCCATCATCCTGGAGAACAACCACGGCGTCGTGGAGCGGATGCGCGTCACCCCGGTCAGCCGGCTCGCGCTGCTGCTCGGCAGGGTCCTGCGGGACACGGCCCTGTTCGTCTTCCAGGGCGCGCTGCTCGTCCTGACCGCGCTGGCGCTCGGCCTGCGCGCCCCGCTCGCCGGGATCCTGATCGGCTTCGGCTTCGTGGCGCTCGTCGTGGTGTCCCTGGCCTCGCTCTCGTACGCGCTCGCGCTGCGGGTCCGCACGCCGCAGGAGTTCGGGCCGGTCGTCAACGCGGTGAGCATGCCGTCGATGCTGCTGTCCGGGCTGATGCTGCCGATGGCGCTCGCGCCGGGCTGGCTGGACGTCCTGTCGCACGTGATGCCGCTGCGCTATCTCGTGGACGCGATGCGGGACGCGTACGTGGGCTCGTACGCGACGGCGCACATGCTCTCCGGGACGCTGGTCGCGCTCGTGTTCGCCGGACTCGCCGTGACGGTGGGCACACGTGTCTTCCGGCGGGCCGGAGCATAA